Below is a genomic region from Betta splendens chromosome 8, fBetSpl5.4, whole genome shotgun sequence.
TGTCCCGTTTCTACTGAAGCGTTATTTGTGCGGACTATGGTTTTACTGAAATGTTTGAGAACAAGCAAGTGAACGTTGACTCATTAACAAGTGAAGCGGTGATAATGAGCGCAAGCAGCCGGGATTCTTTGTTCACACTAAATGTGCTCAGTAATTGAAGTTAGACACACGCACGGTCACAGCCACTAACGAATAATTGGGTCAGAAATGAAGTTCGCTTCCACAGACTCATGGGTGTGACAGGAAAAAGATCAGTCACGGTCGTTCCTGATTTGAGGCCTAACGTACAAGTCGTCAGCGCCGAGTCAGCTGATTCTCAGCCTCAAAGTTTCATAAACGAGCATTTGCATCGGAAACACGGACAAAGTCTGCGCAATGGGTCGTTTTGGCGACGTTTACGCACGGTTTTTACGCACAGGGCCTTCGCAGCACGGGCGACTTTATAACCTGGTGACGGTGTGTGTAGTGGTCTTAAAGAGCAGGTGGCAGATGAAACTCATTATTAATGCGTCTCGGACAGATGGTGGAGCGTTAAACACTGGAGTGGTGGAAGCGATGAggtaaaacactgacatttaaagaGCAGTTAGTGATGTACTGAAAAGTGCCGCGCGTAAAGCACCGATAGGACCGACGTTATTGAGGCTTTTCTCCATTAACCCGTTGTTAAGTGTGCACCGCTACACGTTGAAACGCGTAACGGTGTTGGTTGGACGAAAAGGACACATTCCGCCCTGTTTcaacgcgcacacgcgcactgGGTCGAGTTGGGGCTTCGTGTTTCCACCGCTTTGCCCTGTTTATCCAAGAACCGCTCAGTATAAATCCCGGGTCTGTGCTCCCGTGGCCTCATATGAGTCCAAGCCTGTTTGTCCGCGGAGCCtggcgcagctgcagagctgcgtTATATAAGAACTGAAGCGTATTTAAAATGGCGACATCTTTTGCGAACTCATCTTGAGAGAAATACATTTAGGAATTTCAATTTGGCTTTTGAAGGATTCGTAAAGATTAACACTGAACTAACGTTCATTGTAATGAAGAGAATAACTTGAAGGAAATAAGCTCAAAACGTAACCATGACCTTTGTGTAATAACGCATTTCACAGCTCCCGCACAAGTCCCGCACAAGTCCCGCACTGTCGCAGTTTTCGTCGTGACGCTTCTCGTCGTTCTTCTGTTTCAGGTCCTCGTCCGTGGATTTCAGTTGCGGGGAacacggaggagagagagagagagacgggaagTCAAGAGTAAGTGAGACTGGGCGAGTTTGGCGCAGAAAGTTGTGCATTAGCAGGTAAACTGGGGTCCAAGGTGCGCACTGAGCCGCCTATGATTCCAACAACACGGATGGAAAGAACTTTGATGTGGAACCCTCACAGAGTTTTACAACGGAGGCTGAGAGTAGAGACCGATTGGCAGTTTATATTATAACTTAGAGGCCGAGGGACAGAGCAGGCAGCGTCTCCGAGCGTCACACAGGACAGACCGACCGACAGACCGACCGACAGACCGACAGCACCGGGACAACGAGCGGAGCGTCCTCTGCGCACCggacgcctgtgtgtgtgtgtgggaagatgtccagagaggagcagagcctgTCGGAGGTCGAGCTCAGTCCCGGGATGTCGGACGACAGCCGCTCCACGTCGCCGGGCCTCTCCTCCGGCGCCGCGGGCGGCGGGGACTCGCCCCTGCGCGcgcagcggccgccgccgctcgcggcGCTGGACGACGCGCCGGCGGGATGCTCGTCCGTCAAATCCGACGACGAGGACGAGCGCTTCCCCGCGGGGATCCGCGAGGCGGTGAGCCAGGTGCTCAACTGCTACGACTGGACCCTCGTGCCCATGCCCGTGCGCGTGAACGCCGGAAGCAAGAGCAAGCCGCACGTGAAGAGGCCCATGAACGCCTTCATGGTGTGGGCGCAGGCGGCGCGGAGGAAACTGGCCGATCAACACCCACACCTGCACAACGCGGAGCTCAGCAAGACGCTGGGCAAACTGTGGAGGTGAGGCCgcttcaccacacacacacacacacacacacacacacacacacacacacacacacacacacacacacacacacacacacaccagcatccACATCCACCACACTCCATCTGAGCGTGCGCTGAAACCAGCTGCTCTCTAAAACACCATCTGTGTCAGAGTCACATGAATTCAGCCTGATTTCAGGCTCCCTTTGATTTTTGGCCACAGATCCTGAGGGAATAATCAAATTATTCTTCAGTGTTCACTTATTACTGCTTTTGTAAGTTCATAGTTCTTTAGTCCAGTCTTCGCCATCTTCTGCACAACGTTCAGTGACAGGTTAAAGTCATTAACCTCTTGGGGTTAATTCCCTGAAGCCTTGAACTTGGCAGAATTAGTAGATTGGCCCCAAACCTGGACTGAATGCGAGGCCTCAGAGGTCGAGGCCTCAGAGGTCGAGGCCTCAGAGGTCGAGGCTTCCTCGCGTGTGCCTGTAGCAGGACGCGGCTGCTCCTGGTCCTCGGACGCCTCCGCACCAGTTACAATGTGACAACGAACCACCTGAATCTGTTCTGTATCAGGAACATGCTGATATTTTAGCACACGCTCTGACGGGTTCAGTGTCTGAACCTCAGACCCTCTGATCGGTGGCGACGGCTCCACCTCAGGGGTCATGGGACCCTTAGCGGTTTCACGCAGAGCTTGAACACGATTTTCCACACACTGTGTTGTCCTCAAACGCGTCCATTCACCCGATTTCTGTCCAAGGCTTCTCAATGAGAACGACAAGCGGCCCTTCATCGAGGAGGCAGAGCGGCTGCGGAAGCAGCACAAGAAGGACTACCCCGACTACAAGTACCAGCCCCGGCGCCGCAAGAACGGAAAGATGGGTTCTGGCTCCGGCAGCGAGGCCGACGGCCACTCGGAGGGGGAGGTCGGCCACAGCCTGTCCCACTACAAAGGCCTCCACCTGGACGTGGCCCGCAGCGGGGGGGACGGCTCCCCCCTGTCCGACCACCACCCGCACGCTTCAGGTGGGCTGCACATCCCACCCACACGCACTGGCGTCAGTGGTGGAGTTTCAGCCACgtgtgctttgctttgtgtgtctacaggtcagagccacagcccccccacaccccccaccACTCCCAAGACTGACGCTCACTCTGGGAAAGCAGGAGACGGGAAGCGGGAGGGCGCCGGGAGCGGGGGCCCCCGCGGCGCCATGGGAGCGGAAGGAGGCGCCGGAGCGCCGGGGTCGGCGAAGCCGCACATCGACTTCGGCAACGTGGACATCGGCGAGATGAGCCACGAGGTGATGGCCAACATGGAGCCGTTCGACGTCAACGAGTTTGACCAATACCTGCCCCCCAACGGGCCGCccggggccgggccgggcgCGGGCGCGGCCGCCGTGCCCGCGGCGCCCGCCTCTCCCTACACCTACGGCATCTCCTCAGCTCTGGCCGTGGCCAGTGGACACGGCGCCGGCTGGCTCTCCAAGCAGCAGCCCCCGCAGCAGCACCACGGCCCCCCCATGGGCCCAGACGCCTCCAAGGGCCCCGTCAAGAGTGAAAGCGCGGGCTCTGGGGGTCCCTTCGCCGAGGCCGTGTCGGCAGGTTCCCACGTCACCTACACCCCCCTCGGCCTGCCCCACTACAGCTCTGCCTTCCCCTCCCTGGCCTCCAGGGCCCAGTTTGCCGAGTACGCAGACCACCAGGCCTCGGGCTCCTACTACGTCCCCTCCAGCCAGGCCTCTGGGCTCTACTCTGCCTTCTCCTACATGGGGCCCTCGCAGAGACCGCTGTACACACCCATCACTGACCCAGCCAGCGTCCCGCAGTCACACAGCCCCACGCACTGGGAACAGCCCGTCTACACCACGCTGTCGCGCCCATGACAGACAACGAGACCAGGCAGCACTGGTGCCGGTCCAGCCCCcgcgccagaccccaggagcagcagcgtcagAGGTCTGGGCTGGGGTGAGTGGGCCGGTACTGGTGGCGTGGGCTGGGGAGGCAGGGCAGGTGAAGCCCAACTCTGGTCCTGCCCAGAGGCAGAGATGCTGTCGCAGCCCCAGAACCAGCTGGGAGCCAGGTGGTTTTAGGCCCGGTTGATTTgtgtggtgggtgggggtgtcCGATGCAGCCCTCAGGCCACAGACGGGTCAGCAGCCACAGGACCAGCGCAAAGAATGCACTGCTTGATGTGACAGGTATCACGACCAACACAAGGACCTAAAACCAGGATGGACGTCCGGGCCGCGGGCCGGGCTCCATCCACTCCTCAGGCAAAAACCCCAATCAGAACACAGTGGTACCGGTCTGCTGGTTCCGGAGGCCTAAACGGGGACGCAGCCATGAGCACAGTCAGTCTGTTCTATCAGGATAGTTTACAGGATGTACTTGAACTTGCTGTACAGAAGTTAATGCAAACAGATGTGAAACAATGACCAAAGGTTTGGCACCAAAACTCAGTTTAGAGACGTTTCTCCCAACGACACTGAAAACTACCTGTCGTCACACGGAGCAGTTCTGAGCTTTGACTCTAGAAAGAAACAGTGTCAAAGCTTTGTTCGCAGTATTTGACTTCATGACACAATGTTTCTATTTAAACTTGGATAATTCATCTGAACGATTAGTAGAAGCTCTAACATCGCTGGTAAACGCTTATTGTTATTATCTGTGTGGCTCAATAATAACTTCTCATCATAAAGTGCCTCGGTCTTTGCTACTAACGCCTCCACGTATTTATGTTAAACCACGTTTGTGCCTTTTACTGTTTTTGATCAATAGCAGATCTTTATTTTCACGCTGggatatattaaaaaaaacattatttacttAATTATCATTTTTAAGATCTCCGCTGGATCTTTATTTAAACCCAACGCAAGCAGCACGGCTTCATGTCCAGCTCAGAGCCCACATTAACATGTAATCACTGCTATGAACTTCTTATTTATACTCGTTTGTGTTGCCTACgttgttttttattgtgtatCTGTTGCCAGCACAGCAAGAAAAGCTTGTAACAGCAGGAACAAAAGCCTGAACATGTGACGACGGCTTACGATCCTGAACCTTTGCTTgaattaaagttatttctgCTTTACTACAAACCTGCCTGCTTCTAACTGTGTTCAAGTGGGAAGAATCATGACTGTCAAGATATTAAATATGTTCATATGTATTAAATATGTGCAGCAAAGCACACGCGTTCACGGCGCCTGACACTCAAGTCCCTGCTCACATTCGCACCATAATCAGCTCATTGAGTGAAGCCACAACCGTAAGCTGAGGTGTGATGAGCAGTGAATATACGGATGTCCGTAACAGGAACAAAGCCTGCACTCGAGCATCATGTGGTGTGATGCATGAtgaaaatgatttcattttccTTAGTGGGCTTGTTGGCATGGGCCTGTGTGCTGCGGGTTAAGCCCGACTCCTAATTCCCCCGCTTTAATCGGCTGTGTGATactttggaaaaacaaagaggacCATTGAACGAAGCTcgggggaggaggcagcgaggaagCCTTAGCCATAAACCGCCTGGGCTGGAGCTTCGCTGGGACACAAAGGGACTCTCTCACATTCTCTGCACACAGACCTGACAGCCTTCGCTATAagtgctctcctccctccagtctcaaggaattacaataaataaatgcaacagtcaagaagaagaagcttttcatatctcctctgctgccaggTTGTCTCACACACATCTAGAATCTGTCCACATGAAGAGTTCTGGTGTAAGTGACACTTGGTGACTGTGGGTGAAACAAACTCCATTAAACACGTGGCCAAGGTGCTTAAATGATCTAATACGCAATGATAatgagagagacacacagaaaaagacaaacaaaccagGAGTTCATTTTGGGGCAAGAAGCAAGTCAGAAGACGCGAGTCGTAGCCTCAGCGGGTGGAGCCTGACCTCATGGGAGCCTCACTGTGTCACATGGCTGCGATCTGCACCCGAAGGAGAGCAGCATCCCTTGAGGCGCCTTCTCCTCCAATCAAAAGACTCACATTCAAGTGGTTGGTGAGAAATTAACATGACTGATGATACGCAGCTGCAAACAGAGCAAGCAGGGACTATCACTGAGTCACCTCCTGCTGTCAGACACAACACATGACGATTCCAACCATGTTCCACCACTAGGAAAACAGTACGTTTATACACATCACCATGCACATGACATGTGAACACACAGGCCAGAGCCTCACGGTTACAACAGAGCAGCTAATCCTCCATTTCTACCAAACGCTCAGCCCCTCAGTCTGCCAGTGCACTGGCCCCTTTCTGCCAGGACAACAACCCATTTCCTCAAAACAATACTGTGACTGTTGGGCTGCTGCgtgagtctgaatgtgtttgcatggggggaagggaagaggagaggacaCATCTTCATTTGTCTGCAGGAGCAAACAAGTCCTGAATATTTGACTCGACAACAATCTGTCAAAGCAGCGAACGGTTGCTTCTATACAGTAAATCACCACATAACTAATAATTGTGCTACTGTGCGAGTTTCAGGTGTTTCCAGCTACAGTCTCACCCTTTAAAAAGCTCGGCCAGCACAGGTAACGTGAGCCAAACACAGTCGTTTGTACAAAACACTTTATTACAACAACACTTCGTTAGACTTAACCCTGATTAAATCACACTCATGAaacaattacaaaacaaaactgttaaAACTAAATATCTGAAAGACTTTAAGTCACATTTCCCCCTTGTGGCTTTTAGTTATAATGCatctattaaaaataataagcaCATCAAAGTTAAATTAGGAATCTGACTTAAATGGTCTGTTAACATAGTGGGTCAGAGGGTCAGAAAGCAAACAACAATTACTTTTCTCTAGTCCTCAGACTAGGAACAGGTCTGAGTCATGATAAGGTTGTGGGTTGAATCAAAGTATATGTGGGGGAAGAATTCATCAGTTAAGAGTCTTCTGGGGTCGAGCAGCTCACTGACCTGATCTAACTGTGGGTATGACCCAGCATTAACGCTGGCTGATGCAGACTGGATGAACAGGTTAGTCAGTTATGATGAGCTCATCACAGCCCCAGTCCTCATAGCTCCCGTCAGGAAGGTACCTGCGAATGATGATCGGGATCTTACGGCTCCTTTTAGATGAGACAAAAAAAGCCGACGTGAGACAATAGAAGAACAGAGAATGTCTTCAAGTCAGAATGTCGACATTCTCACTTACTTGAGTTCCTTCATTGCTATTTGCAAAGGGTCCGTCTCTCCTTCCAGCTCCACCATGACTGGAGCGCACATCCTGTTTGGAACAAGTCAGGTTCTATTTAATATGGGGCCTCTGAAAATCTGAACCATAtcaaaaaaacatttaggaaAAGTTAGTACTAGTACTGATCAAGTTGCTGAAGGTTGCAGACATTTATTCTCCCTCCAATGTGTCAGTTACCTTCATTTatattatagatgaatttgtcTTCTATAGTTTTAAAGCCAGTTTACTGGCAGTAggtaatttatatatatataataaaaataggtGGGAACAGGACAACCAAACAGGAAGCGTCACTAAAATTCAGTTCACTCAAATATAAATATTCAAAACCCCCAGAACAACAAACCTATTACGTTATGGATGTTTTTAGTTTATAGAGATTTTTAATGATACAGTGCCAGGATTCTTCATACTAAGTAAACAGGTGTTATGTCGAGATCTGAGTTCACCAAGTGGGAGCGTGCACACGTTAAACGTAAACCCAGAGCAAAGATTTGTTAGGCAAACAACGGTGTAAAATAATATGATCTACAGATCTGCAACACTGTGGCTCAAATAAGGAGGGATGCAGATCTCTCACAGTTGCCAAATAATGCCCCCCCTGCACTACGCACTAAAGTTGGAAAACCCAAACAAACGTTTTCCAAAGATGCAGTCAAATCTAAACACCTGAAGTCTTCCAAATTTAGCGTTGGGCCACAACAAAGATGTTACTTTAATAAACTTTACATTCTCAGGACAGGTGTGCTAATTATTAAGACTCACGCTATCTGAAGAGCCCGCGTGCCCAGCACTCTGGCCCGCTCGTACTTTGTCATGTACGGCGTCGTGATCCTCTTCTGGTTCGGCTGCTGGCCCTCTCCTGCGGGAAGGATCTGCACGTTCTCCTGATCATCCTGTTCAGCGGAGAAAGGTTACTCACTGAACACGGACCACTATCACAAAAAATCGGTGAAAATAAAGCTAACAACAAACGTCACATAAACCACGTGTTTAATGTTGCTGGGAAAGCTGAGCCGACGTTAGAAAAGAAACATAACGACGCACGTACCTCTTCCGCGTTTTCCAGGTCATCTAACCCCTCATCCTCCTCGGCATCATCGAAGTCTCCGTCATCAAAGCTACAAATTGGGAtaaaagtaagtaaagtaagtaaggttaaaagaaccaaaacaaaagaaagaatcATAACCGGCTACACGTTAGCTAATTAGCTACGAAGTTAGTCCACGTCGTGTTGTGTCATTTTTAAACATGCAGATTTAAACAGAGTCTTTAATGCGTTTGTGGACACTTACTTATCTTCGTTGTcggacatgttttatttttaagcttATATATGTCGTGAATCCGCAACACTGTCTCTTGTTGTCAACATAGGCCACATGAGCGGTTGGAGTTATGAACTTCCGGTGACTTGGTGCGTTGCAGAGTATTCCGGCCGGTACAAAGGTGAAATGTTATTTGTTCCGCTTGTCTTTTCAAAAACGGACAATCTTTAGGGCAATGTAATCCAACCAAACTGCGTAAACTGTTCAAAAAAATGTGTTGAAACGTTAAATCTGTTTTCCCTAACTACTATATTTATttagtaaaaataataaattttactatactgttttattattactgtataattTGCACTATAGTTATGAAAAGAGCATCTTTTTCACTGCTTTATTatggttttatttcttctggCATTCATTGCGGAGAAGCAATGTAAGAATTTTGTTGTACAGGAACCTGTACATAtgaaaataaatgcttttaacTTTGACTTGATAAAGAAAACTCTTTTCTACTCATCGTACAAAGTTTTGCTgagttttatgtaaatgttttttaattgctgtttctgtttgagtgcaaaatgaaatgagattaatcagaaaataaaaactttccaaataaatatttattttacctgatacaaatacataaaaatcAGAAGACATGGAAGAGAAAATGCACAATGATAACACTGAATTGTTGATGGTTTTGGGTCTGAGCTGTTCTCTAACGTAAATACGATGATCTTGAGAGTTCCAAATCATTTCTGAGGTCATGAGGGTCCTTCAGCTCTTTTTGTCCACATTGTTTTTGATG
It encodes:
- the polr2f gene encoding DNA-directed RNA polymerases I, II, and III subunit RPABC2, whose amino-acid sequence is MSDNEDNFDDGDFDDAEEDEGLDDLENAEEDDQENVQILPAGEGQQPNQKRITTPYMTKYERARVLGTRALQIAMCAPVMVELEGETDPLQIAMKELKSRKIPIIIRRYLPDGSYEDWGCDELIITD
- the sox10 gene encoding transcription factor SOX-10 isoform X1 — encoded protein: MSREEQSLSEVELSPGMSDDSRSTSPGLSSGAAGGGDSPLRAQRPPPLAALDDAPAGCSSVKSDDEDERFPAGIREAVSQVLNCYDWTLVPMPVRVNAGSKSKPHVKRPMNAFMVWAQAARRKLADQHPHLHNAELSKTLGKLWRLLNENDKRPFIEEAERLRKQHKKDYPDYKYQPRRRKNGKMGSGSGSEADGHSEGEVGHSLSHYKGLHLDVARSGGDGSPLSDHHPHASGGLHIPPTRTGVSGGVSATCALLCVSTGQSHSPPTPPTTPKTDAHSGKAGDGKREGAGSGGPRGAMGAEGGAGAPGSAKPHIDFGNVDIGEMSHEVMANMEPFDVNEFDQYLPPNGPPGAGPGAGAAAVPAAPASPYTYGISSALAVASGHGAGWLSKQQPPQQHHGPPMGPDASKGPVKSESAGSGGPFAEAVSAGSHVTYTPLGLPHYSSAFPSLASRAQFAEYADHQASGSYYVPSSQASGLYSAFSYMGPSQRPLYTPITDPASVPQSHSPTHWEQPVYTTLSRP
- the sox10 gene encoding transcription factor SOX-10 isoform X2 — its product is MSREEQSLSEVELSPGMSDDSRSTSPGLSSGAAGGGDSPLRAQRPPPLAALDDAPAGCSSVKSDDEDERFPAGIREAVSQVLNCYDWTLVPMPVRVNAGSKSKPHVKRPMNAFMVWAQAARRKLADQHPHLHNAELSKTLGKLWRLLNENDKRPFIEEAERLRKQHKKDYPDYKYQPRRRKNGKMGSGSGSEADGHSEGEVGHSLSHYKGLHLDVARSGGDGSPLSDHHPHASGQSHSPPTPPTTPKTDAHSGKAGDGKREGAGSGGPRGAMGAEGGAGAPGSAKPHIDFGNVDIGEMSHEVMANMEPFDVNEFDQYLPPNGPPGAGPGAGAAAVPAAPASPYTYGISSALAVASGHGAGWLSKQQPPQQHHGPPMGPDASKGPVKSESAGSGGPFAEAVSAGSHVTYTPLGLPHYSSAFPSLASRAQFAEYADHQASGSYYVPSSQASGLYSAFSYMGPSQRPLYTPITDPASVPQSHSPTHWEQPVYTTLSRP